A genomic segment from Neisseria perflava encodes:
- the dapD gene encoding 2,3,4,5-tetrahydropyridine-2,6-dicarboxylate N-succinyltransferase, whose amino-acid sequence MSLQNIIETAFENRAEINPHTVTPEVREAVLETIRQLDSGKLRVAERLGVGEWKVNEWAKKAVLLSFRIQDNEILNDGVNKYFDKVPTKFADWSEDEFRSAGFRAVPGAVARRGSFVAKNVVLMPSYVNIGAYVDEGAMVDTWATVGSCAQIGKNVHLSGGVGIGGVLEPLQASPTIIEDNCFIGARSEIVEGVIVEEGSVISMGVFIGQSTKIFDRTTGEIYQGRVPAGSVVVSGSMPSKDGSHSLYCAVIVKRVDVQTRAKTSVNELLRGI is encoded by the coding sequence ATGTCTTTGCAAAACATCATTGAAACGGCTTTTGAAAACCGTGCCGAAATCAATCCGCATACCGTTACCCCCGAAGTGCGTGAAGCGGTTTTGGAAACCATCCGCCAACTCGACTCCGGCAAACTGCGCGTTGCCGAGCGTTTGGGTGTGGGCGAATGGAAAGTCAACGAATGGGCGAAAAAAGCCGTATTGCTGTCTTTCCGCATTCAGGACAATGAAATCCTCAACGACGGTGTGAACAAATACTTCGACAAAGTGCCGACTAAATTTGCCGATTGGTCTGAAGACGAATTCCGCAGCGCAGGCTTCCGCGCAGTTCCGGGTGCGGTTGCCCGCCGTGGCAGCTTTGTGGCGAAAAATGTCGTGTTGATGCCTTCTTATGTCAATATCGGCGCATACGTTGACGAAGGTGCGATGGTCGATACTTGGGCGACTGTCGGTTCTTGCGCGCAAATCGGTAAAAACGTGCACTTGAGCGGCGGTGTCGGTATCGGCGGAGTCCTCGAGCCTCTGCAAGCCAGCCCTACCATTATTGAAGACAACTGCTTTATTGGTGCGCGTTCTGAAATCGTTGAGGGCGTGATTGTCGAAGAAGGCAGCGTGATTTCTATGGGCGTATTCATCGGTCAATCCACAAAAATCTTTGACCGTACTACCGGCGAAATCTATCAAGGCCGCGTACCGGCTGGTTCGGTTGTCGTATCCGGCAGCATGCCTTCCAAAGACGGCAGCCACAGCCTCTACTGCGCAGTTATCGTCAAACGCGTGGACGTGCAAACCCGTGCGAAAACCAGCGTGAATGAATTGTTGCGCGGTATCTAA
- the aat gene encoding leucyl/phenylalanyl-tRNA--protein transferase, with amino-acid sequence MKIPFLAPRDYRFPDPSYALAECDGLVGVSGDLDTGRLLSAYGQGIFPWFSRDGWFFWYAVAPRAVIVPESLHIGRSLAKTLRHKPYRVTVNRCFEKVIAHCANVPRPEQDGTWIEPAFQTAYLKLHHQGHAHSFECWLPDEQGEMQLAGGFYGVQIGCVFYGESMFALRPDASKIAFACAVPFLEDLGVALIDCQQDTEHMRRFGSQLMDFADFQTALKDLNAKPLKRNIECGVVAENLLQKIGGED; translated from the coding sequence ATGAAGATTCCTTTTCTTGCGCCACGGGATTATCGTTTCCCCGACCCGTCTTACGCTTTGGCAGAATGCGACGGCTTGGTCGGCGTCAGCGGCGATTTGGATACGGGGCGGCTGTTGTCGGCGTATGGGCAGGGGATTTTTCCGTGGTTTAGCCGCGATGGTTGGTTTTTCTGGTATGCGGTTGCGCCGCGAGCCGTGATTGTGCCGGAAAGCCTGCATATAGGCCGTTCGCTCGCCAAAACTTTGCGCCACAAGCCGTATCGGGTAACGGTCAACCGCTGTTTTGAAAAAGTAATTGCCCATTGCGCCAATGTGCCGCGTCCAGAACAGGACGGAACGTGGATAGAACCTGCGTTTCAGACGGCCTATTTGAAGCTACACCATCAGGGGCATGCGCATTCGTTTGAATGCTGGCTGCCGGATGAGCAAGGCGAAATGCAGTTGGCAGGCGGGTTTTACGGCGTGCAAATCGGCTGCGTGTTTTATGGCGAATCGATGTTTGCTTTGCGTCCCGATGCGTCAAAGATTGCGTTTGCCTGCGCCGTACCGTTTTTGGAGGATTTGGGCGTTGCGCTGATAGACTGTCAGCAGGATACGGAACATATGCGCCGTTTCGGTTCGCAGTTGATGGATTTCGCCGACTTTCAGACGGCCTTGAAAGATTTGAACGCGAAACCGTTAAAGCGGAATATCGAATGCGGCGTGGTGGCTGAAAATCTTCTGCAAAAGATTGGCGGCGAAGATTGA